The following proteins come from a genomic window of Negativicutes bacterium:
- a CDS encoding nicotinate phosphoribosyltransferase, with translation MKKRRSLDSFNLPITDIKAGFYSDIYFSRTKEILAKEHYNPTVVMQVFQRNDATLCGIDEAIAIIKNCADNSHQLKIKALHDGDDIAPWETVMLIEGKLADFVHLETVYLGVLARQTKVATNVKNSLQAAKGKPVIFFPSRFDHYTVQQSDGYAAHIGGIDSVSTPANAFYWQGNVVGTIPHALIAAYHGDTLRATLAFAENIDSAVKVVALVDFHNDCVNTALEIATALKGKLFAVRLDTSDKVVDKSLWTELGTFVPTGVNPFLVQKVRSALDNAGFNHVKIMVSGGFNAEKIKQFEADKVAVDIYAIGSSIFKNNIDYTADIVMVDNKPSAKFGRKYNENPRLSEV, from the coding sequence AAAAGACGTTCTCTTGATAGTTTTAACTTACCAATTACTGATATTAAAGCAGGCTTTTATTCTGATATCTATTTTTCGCGCACTAAAGAAATATTAGCCAAAGAACATTATAATCCAACCGTAGTAATGCAGGTTTTTCAAAGAAATGATGCGACATTGTGCGGGATAGATGAAGCTATTGCCATTATAAAAAATTGTGCTGATAACAGCCATCAACTAAAAATTAAAGCTTTGCATGATGGTGATGATATTGCCCCTTGGGAAACTGTTATGCTAATAGAAGGAAAACTAGCTGACTTCGTCCATCTGGAAACAGTCTATCTGGGAGTTTTAGCTCGTCAAACTAAAGTTGCCACTAATGTTAAGAACTCCCTTCAAGCTGCTAAGGGCAAACCAGTAATATTCTTTCCTTCACGCTTTGACCATTACACTGTACAGCAAAGCGATGGCTATGCCGCTCATATTGGCGGTATTGATAGTGTTTCCACTCCTGCCAACGCTTTTTATTGGCAGGGTAACGTTGTTGGCACAATCCCCCATGCCTTAATTGCCGCTTATCATGGCGATACCCTTAGAGCAACTTTAGCTTTTGCTGAAAACATTGATTCTGCCGTTAAAGTTGTGGCTTTAGTTGACTTTCACAACGACTGTGTTAACACCGCTTTAGAAATCGCTACAGCACTTAAAGGTAAACTATTTGCGGTCAGACTTGATACTTCTGATAAAGTTGTCGATAAATCCTTATGGACTGAACTTGGAACTTTCGTTCCGACTGGTGTTAATCCATTCTTAGTCCAAAAAGTTCGTTCAGCACTTGATAACGCTGGGTTTAACCATGTTAAAATAATGGTTTCCGGTGGCTTCAACGCCGAAAAGATCAAACAATTTGAAGCCGATAAAGTTGCTGTAGATATTTATGCTATTGGTAGCAGTATTTTTAAAAACAATATTGACTACACTGCTGACATTGTAATGGTTGATAATAAACCTAGCGCTAAATTCGGT